The following proteins come from a genomic window of Pichia kudriavzevii chromosome 1, complete sequence:
- a CDS encoding uncharacterized protein (PKUD0A04760; similar to Saccharomyces cerevisiae YJL101C (GSH1); ancestral locus Anc_1.265) translates to MGLLSLGTPLHWNESKKLADHVRENGITQLLNSYRISQPRDNDTFYWGDEIEYMMVSFNEREKSLKLSIDHDFVLDNLSEEGKSFQKSLDNDVLFHPEYGRFMLEATPLRPYNGDHLKDYFYVEENMHIRRKLAIEEIEDPNVYPLTLTSFPLMGVKDFCSPSTIVQGNSSKSLFLPDEIINKHVRFPTLTANIRRRRGQKVAINIPLYKDVNTRSLDARDPSIPRRSLFPYSDKEAHYNFLHPAAKPGHIYMDSMGFGMGSSCLQVTMQAKNINDARYLFDSLVNIAPFMLAVTAAAPVFRGHLADQDVRWNVISASVDDRTPFERNEEALPEHPLYGGHEDHLQGKSRMQKIPKSRYDSIDQYLGGSKFFKSEYNDIDVPINQEILNRLIQNGMDEDLSRHFAHLFIRDPLVLFSERIEQDNESSMDHFENIQSTNWQTLRFKVPSQDSTPGSNKPGWRVELRPMEISITDFENAAYSVFSILLSRAILHFQLNNYLPISKVEENMKRAHHRDAVNNDLFFIRTNINDSGDATIKELSLNEIFNGSPNFKGFLPIVREYVDIAFPEIDTVSSKKLEMYFNLISGRASGSILTTAKFMREMIVNHRDYRKDSIVPESAAYEFCQFAKKLSVYEPEAVSQFFSTQIAQYLNDNKYHEIF, encoded by the coding sequence ATGGGATTGTTGTCTTTAGGTACACCACTCCATTGGAACGAGTCCAAGAAATTGGCTGATCATGTGAGGGAAAACGGTATTACTCAGCTACTCAATTCTTATCGGATTTCACAGCCCAGGGACAACGATACCTTTTATTGGGGCGATGAGATTGAATATATGATGGTGTCGTTTAATGAGAGGGAGAAATCATTAAAACTGTCTATTGATCACGATTTCGTCTTGGATAACTTATCAGAAGAGGGTAAGAGTTTCCAGAAATCTCTTGATAATGACGTGCTTTTTCATCCCGAATACGGACGTTTTATGCTTGAGGCAACTCCACTGAGACCATACAATGGTGATCACCTGAAGGATTATTTCTATGTCGAGGAGAATATGCATATTAGACGTAAATTGGCgattgaggaaattgagGATCCAAACGTTTATCCACTGACATTGACTTCGTTCCCCTTGATGGGGGTCAAAGATTTTTGTTCTCCTTCAACTATTGTTCAGGggaattcatcaaaatcgtTGTTCTTGCCCgatgaaatcatcaataagCATGTAAGGTTCCCAACTTTGACGGCAAACATCCGTCGTCGCCGTGGCCAAAAGGTTGCAATAAATATCCCTCTCTATAAGGATGTCAATACAAGATCTTTGGATGCAAGAGATCCTTCTATTCCAAGAAGATCGCTCTTCCCCTATTCTGATAAGGAGGCCCATTATAATTTCCTTCATCCAGCTGCTAAACCCGGtcatatatatatggaTTCAATGGGATTTGGTATGGGCTCATCTTGTTTACAAGTCACAATGCAGGCAAAGAATATCAACGATGCACGCTACCTCTTTGATTCCTTGGTTAATATTGCGCCTTTTATGTTGGCAGTTACTGCCGCAGCACCTGTTTTCAGGGGACATTTGGCCGACCAAGATGTTAGGTGGAATGTTATCTCTGCCTCGGTTGATGATAGAACTCCTTTTGAAAGGAACGAAGAAGCACTACCAGAACATCCATTATACGGTGGCCATGAAGATCACCTACAGGGAAAGTCAAGGATGCAAAAGATTCCTAAATCTAGATATGATTCAATCGATCAATATTTAGGTGGCTcaaaattcttcaaatcagAATACAATGATATTGATGTACCAATAAATCAGGAAATTCTGAATCGGTTAATACAGAATGGTATGGATGAAGATTTGTCTAGACATTTTGCGCATTTATTCATTAGGGATCCACTAGTTTTATTCTCTGAGAGGATAGAGCAGGATAACGAAAGTTCAATGGATCATTTTGAGAACATCCAATCAACCAACTGGCAAACCCTTAGATTCAAGGTTCCATCACAAGATTCCACACCGGGCTCAAACAAACCAGGATGGAGGGTTGAATTAAGACCAATGGAAATCTCAATTACCGATTTCGAGAATGCAGCGTATTCTGTGTTTTCTATATTATTAAGTCGTGCAATTTTACATTTCCAACTAAACAACTACCTACCAATATCTAaagtagaagaaaatatgaAGAGAGCCCATCATAGAGATGCAGTCAATAACGATCTGTTCTTTATACGAACCAACATTAATGATTCTGGAGATGCAACTATTAAAGAATTATCATTGAATGAGATATTCAATGGTTCTCCTAACTTCAAAGGGTTCCTACCGATTGTACGTGAATATGTTGATATTGCCTTCCCGGAAATTGACACTGTctcatcaaagaaattagAGATGTATTTCAATCTCATTTCGGGAAGAGCCAGTGGCTCAATATTAACAACTGCAAAATTCATGAGAGAGATGATCGTCAACCATAGAGATTATCGGAAGGATAGCATTGTTCCCGAATCCGCTGCATATGAGTTTTGTCAGTTTGCCAAGAAATTGAGTGTATATGAGCCGGAAGCAGTTTCCCAATTTTTTAGTACGCAAATTGCACAGTATTTGAATGATAATAAATATCATGAAATATTTTAA
- a CDS encoding uncharacterized protein (PKUD0A04770; similar to Saccharomyces cerevisiae YOL142W (RRP40); ancestral locus Anc_3.13), which yields MSLETLDLVVPGDSIKLASSNNITLGPNIVVAGDSTLHPTTAGFFVSKNTNKATTLNYVESARGRYVPQVGDLVLGTVVGQFGDYYRISLNENSVDVILNIFSFPNASKKNRPRLQVRELIYARVASTEKNVDVELSCIDPVTGKDGGFGPLNGGYVFNVSTAYSRFLLFTPNAPVLKKMVEKLQFEIAVGVNGKVWVKSDTPKSTMLCAEIISESEKWKQSEIPEKFELLLKKFKKL from the coding sequence ATGTCGTTGGAAACCCTAGACTTGGTGGTTCCTGGCGATTCGATCAAACTTGCGTCAAGTAATAACATCACACTGGGCCCAAACATAGTTGTGGCTGGAGATTCTACATTGCATCCAACAACAGCtggtttctttgtttcgaaaaacacaaacaagGCCACGACGTTGAACTATGTCGAGTCGGCACGCGGTAGGTACGTCCCGCAAGTTGGCGATTTAGTGCTTGGTACAGTAGTTGGACAATTTGGTGATTACTATCGTATCTCCCTAAACGAAAACAGCGTTGACGTAATACTCAACATTTTCTCATTCCCCAATGCATCCAAGAAAAATCGACCTCGTTTGCAAGTTAGAGAACTCATATATGCTAGAGTCGCCAGCACTGAGAAAAATGTAGATGTGGAATTGAGTTGTATTGATCCGGTCACTGGTAAAGATGGCGGGTTTGGTCCCTTGAACGGCGGTTACGTCTTCAATGTATCTACCGCATACTCGAGGTTCTTGTTGTTCACTCCAAATGCGCCTGtgctgaagaaaatggtggAAAAATTACAGTTTGAAATTGCCGTAGGTGTCAATGGGAAGGTTTGGGTCAAATCAGATACTCCCAAGTCAACCATGCTTTGCGCCGAAATAATATCGGAATctgaaaaatggaaacaGTCGGAAATCcctgaaaaatttgaattgcttctgaaaaagttcaaaaagTTGTAA